The genomic region TAGACAACTCTATGCTTTTTCGATATCTTACAATCGCCTGTGGATAATCCCTCTGTTCCTGGTCAATCAGGCCCAACCCGTAATAGGCATGGGCATTCTTCGGCGCTTTTACAATCAGTTCTTCAAAATATTGCCTGGCCTCATCTAAGGCATTTTTATATTTATACACTTCTACTGTCTTTGCGTAAGCGCGGTAAAAGCCGGGCTCTTGTCCAATCATCTGCCGAAGACCCCGGATGGCGTCGTTGTAGTGCTGTTTACCGATTAATCGTAAAACTCGCAGGTATTGCTGATCCAGGGTGGAGGATTCCCGGGGAGTGGGAACGGATGCGGAGATAAATAACAGAGTCATTATGAGGCTGAAACAACCAATTCTTGCTTTTTGCACGATAACTTCACTGTTTAAAGGATTCTTAACAAACCGAGGCGTTCAGGCAAGAAAAAATGTGTGTATTTAACTTCATAAAAATTTACTAAATCATCTCATAACATTCAAGGAATTGTTTGATTAAATGTAAACCACGAAACCGGTCTTCCCAAGCTGACCGGATCAGGATATTCTTTGAGATAACCAGTCCTTAAAATGAATTGGGCAACCCCTTCGATCCCCAGTTCCTTGGCCACATCCTATCCAAACGAACTTTTTTCGAGCATCTGCGACATCGGGTGAAGTGCAATTTTCCTCTCCCGAACTTTCAGGAACAGGCTTTCGAACGTTCGACCGGTATCAATTAATGTCGGAAGACTGGAATCCATCCCGATAGCGTTCGGCGTCTTTATCAGACCCCCGTATCCAATTGGAAAGTTCCTCCTGTGCCGGATTGCGAGCGGCCTGCACAAGATCATTTTCAAAGAATCCGAATAAAAATAATTTTATTTTTTCTCTTGCCTTGTTGTAAATAGACCAAGTCCGCCTGCTGTTGTGAAGCGCCTATGTGCTAAGCGAAGCCGAATCAAGCGAAATTGTGGTTCGGTGGAACGATTTATTATGTGCATTACTGATCCTTTTCCCCGACAACTAAAAAATGCTTTGGTAATTCATCGAAAATGTTTACATATTTAAATCCGGAATTCACTAAGTTTTCTTTGACTTGCTCAGGTAACCATCTGATTTGCGTTGGAGGTCCTTCAGGCATATCTTTTTTCTTCCAATCAACAATAAATATAGTTCCACCAGGTTTCAAGATTCTATACGATTCTTCAACTGTCCGGATGGGATCATCTAATTCGTGATGAAGGTTTATCATAAACACCAAATCTGCGATTTCATCATCAAGAGGTATGGAATCTTCTTCGGTTTTCACAGGAATTATATTGGAATACTCTGGAACAACATTTTCCTTTATCCAATTGATCATTACTTCTGATACATCACAAGCATAAATTTTCGAAGGTTTGACATATTTCAGAAAAGCAATACTAAAAAACGCTGTTCCAGCACCTATTTCAACAAGTACGTCTGTTTTTTCTACGTTCAATTTGCTCCAAACATAGTCTGGAGGAATGTC from Calditrichota bacterium harbors:
- a CDS encoding class I SAM-dependent methyltransferase encodes the protein MNEKKFDPQKLHKLNHPQRLRDIPPDYVWSKLNVEKTDVLVEIGAGTAFFSIAFLKYVKPSKIYACDVSEVMINWIKENVVPEYSNIIPVKTEEDSIPLDDEIADLVFMINLHHELDDPIRTVEESYRILKPGGTIFIVDWKKKDMPEGPPTQIRWLPEQVKENLVNSGFKYVNIFDELPKHFLVVGEKDQ